A part of Miscanthus floridulus cultivar M001 chromosome 6, ASM1932011v1, whole genome shotgun sequence genomic DNA contains:
- the LOC136458162 gene encoding uncharacterized protein: protein MERRRKAMWLYPKVVGFNPPERWGHSACFFEGVVYVFGGCCGGLHFSDVLTLNVETMAWSSLATTGQRPGTRDSHGAALVGHRMLVFGGTNGGKKVNDLHVLDLRTREWTRPQCKGAPPSPRESHTVTVVGGDRLVVFGGSGEGEGNYLSDVHVLDVPTMTWSTPEVKAADRAPPAPRDSHSAVAIGSRLFVFGGDCGDRYHGEVDVLDVDTMAWSRFPVKGASPGVRAGHAAMSVGSKVYIIGGVGDKQYYSDVWVLDVTNRSWSQLEVCGQQPQGRFSHTAVVMDTDIAIYGGCGEDERPLNELLILQLGSEHPNGRYNISMCKVLSNHWSQEKRKFLRSETKDASLSNGEMVQKPREAEIEQRNPFLRGLENGRAKRRKTGEVRPNEPESEQEEHSLSLSQHSSPSQSDQEQNGAHKLSASPNTSISALQPFVRLKANGALRAPGPGGISSRALKTDQFLRTIAPQHRQEVQFLSSDHKPQPRPPGPPLIGAEVHGTIDGAFDSGYLMTAVVNGQLFRGVLFAPGPGVTAPRPTVHHQILTSSAVPPQQRPLLAHAIPVHARPVPQATGFVLPDCAHHARQGFPAKAVKSEPERGSSDLHDVVLTLGGPGGGK, encoded by the exons ATGGAGCGGCGGAGGAAGGCAATGTGGCTGTACCCCAAGGTGGTCGGCTTCAACCCGCCGGAGAGGTGGGGCCACTCCGCCTGCTTCTTCGAAGGGGTTGTCTACGTCTTCGGG GGATGCTGCGGCGGCCTGCACTTCAGCGACGTGCTCACGCTCAACGTGGAgaccatggcgtggagctccctGGCCACGACGGGGCAGCGCCCGGGCACGCGGGACAGCCACGGCGCCGCGCTGGTGGGCCACCGGATGCTCGTCTTCGGGGGCACCAACGGCGGCAAGAAGGTGAACGACCTGCACGTGCTGGACCTGCGCACCAGGGAGTGGACCCGCCCACAGTGCAAGggcgcgccgccgtcgccgcgggaGAGCCACACCGTCACCGTCGTCGGGGGCGACCGCCTCGTCGTCTTCGGCGGGAGCGGGGAGGGGGAGGGCAACTACCTCAGCGACGTGCACGTGCTGGACGTGCCCACCATGACGTGGTCCACGCCGGAGGTCAAGGCCGCCGACCGCGCCCCGCCCGCACCCAGGGACAGCCACAGCGCCGTGGCCATCGGCAGCAGGCTCTTCGTCTTCGGCGGGGACTGCGGTGACCGGTACCACGGCGAGGTGGACGTGCTCGACGTCGACACCATGGCGTGGTCAAGG TTTCCGGTAAAGGGTGCGTCGCCTGGCGTCAGAGCTGGTCATGCAGCTATGAGTGTTGGGTCTAAG GTCTATATTATTGGAGGAGTTGGTGACAAGCAATACTACAGCGATGTCTGGGTTCTTGATGTCACAAACCGTTCATGGAGTCAGCTTGAGGTATGCGGGCAGCAACCGCAGGGAAGGTTTTCTCATACCGCAGTAGTCATGGATACTGACATTGCAATATATGGAGG ATGTGGTGAAGATGAGCGTCCCCTGAATGAGCTTCTCATTCTGCAATTGGGCTCTGAGCATCCAAATGGCCGGTACAACATTTCAATGTGCAAGGTTCTTAGCAACCATTGGAGCCAAGAGAAGAGGAAATTTCTCAGATCAGAAACT AAAGATGCTAGTTTGAGCAATGGAGAAATGGTTCAGAAACCTCGAGAAGCAGAAATCGAGCAAAGAAATCCGTTCCTGCGTGGCCTAG AGAATGGCCGTGCGAAACGAAGGAAAACCGGTGAAGTTCGCCCAAACGAGCCTGAGTCAGAGCAAGAGGAGCACTCACTGTCTCTTTCCCAACATTCCTCGCCGTCGCAGTCAGATCAAGAGCAGAATGGAGCTCACAAACTTTCGGCCTCTCCCAACACATCGATTTCAGCCCTGCAACCATTTGTTCGTCTCAAGGCTAATGGCGCTCTGAGGGCTCCTGGACCCGGAGGCATTTCCTCAAGGGCTCTGAAGACGGACCAGTTTCTCCGCACCATCGCACCACAGCATCGGCAGGAAGTGCAGTTCCTTTCCTCCGACCATAAGCCTCAGCCCCGGCCTCCTGGCCCACCCCTT ATTGGCGCAGAGGTTCATGGGACGATCGATGGAGCTTTCGATTCTGGGTACCTCATGACCGCTGTCGTGAATGGGCAGCTCTTCAGAGGCGTTCTATTTGCTCCT GGACCTGGAGTTACTGCTCCGAGACCGACGGTTCATCACCAGATCCTGACGAGCTCAGCCGTGCCTCCCCAGCAACGGCCACTGCTGGCGCACGCCATCCCTGTCCACGCCCGGCCGGTGCCACAGGCGACGGGCTTCGTGCTGCCCGACTGTGCCCACCACGCGCGGCAAGGGTTCCCGGCAAAGGCCGTCAAGTCCGAGCCCGAGCGAGGTAGTAGCGACCTGCACGATGTCGTGCTCACGCTGGGAGGGCCTGGAGGGGGCAAGTGA